A single window of Puniceicoccus vermicola DNA harbors:
- a CDS encoding phenylpyruvate tautomerase MIF-related protein, with product MSILHIHSNIPQDETSFAEFSIKVTELLSKTLNRNSSFIQIVYCYSQIALGNQTGPSTLVTLSSPDISREQIKSLTPPLSKMLERLIGSPPPTTYIRFENMDPTKTAWNGRLWQ from the coding sequence ATGTCGATTCTCCATATCCATAGCAATATTCCCCAAGATGAGACCAGCTTTGCTGAATTCTCAATCAAGGTTACCGAGTTACTCTCGAAAACGCTCAACCGCAACAGCTCGTTTATCCAAATCGTCTACTGCTATTCTCAAATCGCACTGGGGAATCAAACTGGGCCATCGACACTCGTCACCCTATCCAGTCCAGATATCAGTCGCGAGCAAATCAAAAGCCTCACTCCCCCTTTGTCCAAAATGCTGGAGAGGCTGATTGGTTCGCCCCCCCCGACCACCTACATTCGCTTCGAGAATATGGATCCCACGAAAACCGCCTGGAATGGGCGATTGTGGCAATAA
- a CDS encoding phytoene desaturase family protein, protein MALDRLKGIKDQYDVIVIGSGLGGLTAANTLAKAGRAVLVLEHHYQLGGLATWFKRPRGHIFDISLHGFPFGMLKSCRKYWTKEIADSIVQLKDVRFINPQFDVWTTFDRQDFSRILEEEFKVPRATVEAFFEHLRAMNYYDRDNRTTGEMFEEFFPGRSDVKRLLMEPIAYANGSSENDPAITFGIVFSNFMSKGVFTFQGGTDVLVGKMEEELKANGVDIRKKVLVEKIEVEEVDGLPQVRGVTANGRFIPAKAVVSNANVKNTTQRLVGTEHLDPEYAKAVDAVRVNTSSCQVYMGLRKGESIENIGDLVFTSAAEKFSSDELTDLHTTSRTFSVYYPDMRPHLDPPRYSVVASLNAKWSDWADLDDESYEREKTRLCEESIQSLETYLPGIRQKLDHVEAATPRTVNHYTRHIGGTSFGTKFEGLQVSMDLPEKVPGLYHAGSVGIIMSGWLGTINYGVIVSSKVDRFLG, encoded by the coding sequence ATGGCTTTGGATCGCTTAAAAGGTATCAAAGATCAATACGATGTGATCGTCATTGGTAGCGGGCTCGGTGGGCTCACTGCCGCGAACACGCTGGCAAAGGCGGGACGGGCGGTATTGGTCTTGGAGCATCATTACCAGCTCGGTGGGCTGGCCACATGGTTTAAGCGGCCCCGCGGGCATATTTTCGATATCTCCCTGCACGGATTTCCTTTCGGCATGCTCAAATCCTGCCGGAAGTATTGGACCAAGGAAATTGCCGATTCGATCGTTCAGTTGAAGGACGTCCGCTTCATCAATCCTCAGTTTGATGTTTGGACGACTTTTGATCGTCAGGATTTTAGCCGGATTCTTGAGGAGGAATTCAAGGTGCCCCGGGCCACCGTTGAAGCCTTCTTCGAACACCTTCGTGCGATGAACTACTACGACCGGGATAATCGCACCACCGGCGAAATGTTCGAGGAATTTTTCCCCGGTCGGTCGGATGTGAAGCGACTCCTCATGGAGCCCATCGCATATGCCAATGGTTCTTCGGAAAATGATCCCGCGATTACCTTTGGCATTGTCTTCTCGAATTTCATGAGCAAAGGCGTCTTCACCTTCCAAGGAGGAACGGACGTCTTGGTCGGGAAGATGGAAGAAGAATTGAAGGCCAACGGCGTCGACATCCGGAAAAAGGTCCTCGTGGAAAAAATCGAAGTCGAGGAGGTCGACGGACTTCCGCAGGTGAGGGGAGTGACGGCCAACGGTAGATTCATCCCCGCCAAAGCAGTGGTTTCCAATGCCAACGTAAAGAACACGACCCAACGGTTGGTCGGAACTGAACACCTCGATCCCGAATACGCCAAAGCCGTGGATGCCGTACGGGTTAACACCAGCTCTTGCCAAGTCTACATGGGGCTCCGCAAAGGTGAGTCGATCGAGAACATCGGTGACCTGGTCTTCACTTCGGCCGCAGAAAAATTCTCAAGCGACGAGTTGACCGACCTCCACACCACCAGCCGGACCTTTTCCGTCTACTACCCGGACATGCGCCCGCACCTGGACCCTCCTCGCTACTCGGTAGTCGCCTCACTCAATGCCAAATGGTCAGACTGGGCCGACCTCGACGACGAAAGTTACGAACGGGAGAAAACGAGACTCTGCGAAGAATCCATTCAATCCCTGGAAACCTACCTCCCGGGAATCCGCCAAAAACTCGACCACGTAGAAGCCGCCACCCCCCGCACGGTCAATCACTATACCCGACACATCGGCGGAACCTCCTTCGGCACCAAATTCGAAGGTCTCCAAGTCTCCATGGACCTCCCCGAAAAAGTCCCCGGTCTCTATCACGCCGGGAGTGTAGGCATCATCATGTCCGGTTGGCTGGGAACAATCAATTACGGGGTCATCGTCTCCAGTAAAGTCGACCGCTTCCTCGGATAG
- a CDS encoding acylphosphatase — MSEQKIETEVWFSGLVQGVGFRYETLKVAKGYEVTGFVENLSDGRVHLLAQGDPTETKEFVEAVGERLSDYIRDTQQQSHPCESSLGSFQIRR; from the coding sequence ATGTCTGAACAAAAGATAGAGACCGAGGTATGGTTCTCCGGGTTGGTCCAAGGAGTCGGCTTCCGCTACGAGACGCTCAAGGTCGCGAAAGGATACGAGGTCACCGGATTCGTCGAAAATCTTTCCGATGGCCGAGTCCATCTACTTGCCCAAGGAGATCCCACCGAAACAAAGGAATTCGTCGAAGCGGTGGGTGAACGACTCTCCGATTATATTCGGGATACCCAGCAGCAATCCCACCCCTGCGAATCCTCTCTCGGATCTTTCCAGATCCGACGCTAG
- the hemW gene encoding radical SAM family heme chaperone HemW, whose protein sequence is MREGDPSFIPAGGALYLHVPFCSSICDFCAFDKALPSPGDWDLYRDSLSREWESVQFEGGMSSAFWGGGTPGLLKASDIRKIGAKFQEVLEPGAEWTVELTPLCPTAEKLAAWREVGVNRLSLGVQSFSPRLLEAMGRPYSTEKIPQIVEKIRSAGFRKLNIDLIIAFPGQTREELQMDLERTVSLQPDHISVYCLTLEEDTALYTRLTRSGHRPDAEEEAELYEMAWGFLEEKGYAQYEVSNFAREGSQCEHHLNVWRMGNWRGFGPSAASQLGEYRFHNPHELQRWADFVPCDKMEDYPGRQRTVGDDRVRERIVFGLRMNEGIPSQAIEALSEEGQQSLKIFLQQIENEGYLNRSGGRISLTLAGRLVADEISRWILS, encoded by the coding sequence GTGCGTGAGGGAGATCCCAGCTTCATTCCGGCCGGAGGGGCGCTGTACTTGCACGTCCCGTTCTGCTCGTCGATCTGTGATTTCTGTGCCTTTGACAAGGCTCTTCCCTCTCCGGGAGATTGGGATCTGTATCGAGACAGTCTGAGCCGGGAGTGGGAATCGGTCCAGTTCGAGGGAGGAATGAGTAGTGCCTTCTGGGGCGGGGGCACTCCTGGGCTTTTAAAGGCTTCGGACATTCGGAAGATTGGGGCGAAGTTCCAGGAAGTCCTCGAACCGGGGGCGGAGTGGACGGTTGAGCTTACCCCCCTTTGTCCAACTGCGGAAAAACTCGCAGCTTGGCGGGAAGTAGGGGTTAACCGGCTCTCTCTCGGAGTTCAGTCCTTTTCGCCGCGATTGTTGGAGGCCATGGGACGCCCGTATTCGACCGAAAAGATTCCCCAGATCGTCGAGAAGATCCGGTCGGCCGGATTTCGAAAGCTGAATATCGACCTGATTATCGCATTCCCTGGTCAAACGCGGGAAGAATTGCAGATGGATCTCGAGAGAACGGTTTCTCTGCAGCCCGATCATATCTCGGTCTACTGTCTTACCTTGGAGGAGGATACAGCCCTTTATACTCGATTGACGCGATCGGGGCACAGGCCGGATGCCGAGGAAGAGGCGGAGCTTTACGAAATGGCTTGGGGATTTTTGGAGGAAAAAGGTTACGCTCAGTACGAGGTGTCGAATTTCGCCCGAGAAGGTTCTCAGTGTGAGCACCATCTAAATGTCTGGAGGATGGGAAATTGGCGTGGATTTGGACCTTCGGCAGCGTCTCAGCTCGGGGAGTATCGATTCCACAATCCTCACGAACTCCAGCGGTGGGCCGATTTTGTTCCCTGCGACAAAATGGAGGACTACCCTGGAAGGCAGCGAACGGTGGGAGACGACCGGGTTCGCGAGAGAATCGTATTCGGGTTGAGGATGAATGAAGGAATTCCTTCGCAGGCGATTGAAGCGCTCTCAGAGGAAGGTCAGCAGTCGCTGAAAATTTTTCTGCAGCAGATTGAAAACGAGGGGTATTTGAACCGTTCTGGAGGACGGATTTCGCTGACTTTGGCGGGTCGTCTTGTCGCGGATGAAATTTCTCGTTGGATACTCTCCTAA
- a CDS encoding transposase, producing the protein MRRRRQVEQEGANGYYHLMSRTVNGEALFGDREREVLRKMIWQVAEFSGVRVVTYAVMKNHFHLLVEVSGVESAISDKELVRRYQILYPGPTPWQGMSPEVFRSHLAEGTREGQDMRASLIRRMNDVSEMMKTLKQRFSLWYNRSHERFGPLWSDRFKSVLVEGDRWALRTVAAYIDLNAVRAGLVEDPKDYRFCGYGEAIGGGKLARQGLAVIEKDLAGYRQTLYGAGSEERLDKVSISREEALRVLEEEKGKLPLAVVLRCRVRYFTDGMILGSPDFVERQLKHSPDDRKRARKPHAMKGAEWSGLSVGTGLRKNLFG; encoded by the coding sequence ATGAGGCGTAGGAGACAGGTTGAGCAGGAGGGTGCGAATGGGTACTATCACTTGATGAGCCGGACCGTGAATGGGGAGGCTCTCTTTGGGGATCGGGAGAGAGAGGTTCTTCGGAAGATGATTTGGCAGGTCGCTGAGTTTTCCGGTGTTCGAGTGGTGACTTATGCGGTCATGAAAAATCATTTTCATCTCTTAGTTGAGGTTTCTGGGGTGGAGAGCGCGATTTCTGATAAAGAATTGGTTCGTCGTTACCAGATTCTCTATCCCGGGCCCACCCCTTGGCAGGGGATGTCACCGGAGGTTTTTCGGTCTCATTTGGCCGAGGGCACGCGAGAAGGGCAAGATATGAGGGCGTCGTTGATTCGCCGGATGAATGATGTTTCGGAAATGATGAAGACCCTGAAGCAGCGGTTTTCGCTCTGGTATAATCGTTCTCATGAGAGGTTTGGACCGCTCTGGTCGGATCGGTTTAAGAGCGTCCTGGTCGAGGGAGATCGTTGGGCTCTGCGAACGGTTGCAGCCTACATTGATTTAAATGCGGTGCGTGCGGGGCTGGTCGAGGATCCGAAAGATTATCGATTTTGTGGATATGGCGAGGCGATTGGAGGCGGGAAGCTGGCTCGCCAAGGTCTTGCGGTGATTGAGAAGGATCTCGCTGGGTATCGGCAGACGCTTTACGGTGCCGGATCGGAAGAGAGGTTGGACAAAGTTTCGATCAGTCGAGAGGAAGCCTTGCGGGTTCTGGAGGAGGAGAAGGGGAAGCTGCCTTTGGCCGTGGTTCTTCGCTGCCGGGTGCGTTATTTTACCGATGGCATGATTCTGGGTTCGCCGGATTTTGTGGAGCGGCAGCTGAAGCATAGTCCGGATGATCGGAAGAGGGCGCGAAAGCCCCATGCGATGAAGGGGGCAGAATGGTCAGGATTGTCGGTCGGCACGGGGTTGCGGAAGAATCTGTTCGGATAG
- a CDS encoding IPT/TIG domain-containing protein, whose amino-acid sequence MQAEAKGGAVRKSTLQGNIVIDGETLPMERNPADPNLFDFDYVMPDDQSEAAFYFILNYNVLGGSKEKPKQSISKLYTFQLVNKYVIQLQVDRAPVGRPVTVLGRRFFRSDKIVIGGVEAETRFKSDNEIEFLVPPLPAGESYFVQLQTDGRMVPIGNFMIDLSLLKVAPKSLAFASGETAVLVFSVDFDAPAGGLAVRITTDIPQSVIMPEVIIPGGSRSVSVAIEGGRPGQGALFADVPGMKEVTIPISVTE is encoded by the coding sequence ATGCAAGCCGAAGCGAAGGGGGGCGCGGTGCGCAAGAGCACTCTTCAAGGGAATATTGTTATCGATGGGGAAACCCTCCCCATGGAGCGCAATCCGGCGGACCCGAACCTCTTCGATTTTGATTACGTAATGCCGGACGACCAATCCGAGGCAGCCTTCTACTTCATCTTGAACTACAACGTTCTCGGTGGCTCCAAAGAAAAACCGAAGCAATCGATTTCCAAGCTCTACACCTTCCAGCTCGTAAACAAATACGTGATTCAATTGCAGGTAGACCGAGCTCCTGTGGGTCGACCTGTTACGGTTTTGGGCCGTCGTTTCTTCCGGTCGGACAAAATTGTCATCGGGGGTGTCGAAGCGGAAACTCGTTTTAAGTCGGACAACGAAATCGAATTCTTGGTTCCTCCGCTTCCAGCGGGTGAATCCTATTTCGTGCAGTTGCAGACCGATGGACGTATGGTCCCGATTGGGAACTTCATGATCGACCTCTCCCTCCTGAAGGTTGCGCCGAAGAGTCTGGCCTTTGCATCCGGGGAAACGGCCGTTCTCGTCTTCTCGGTGGACTTTGATGCACCTGCTGGTGGTTTGGCCGTCCGTATCACGACCGATATTCCTCAGTCGGTGATCATGCCTGAAGTCATCATCCCCGGAGGCAGCCGTTCGGTGAGCGTCGCTATCGAGGGTGGACGTCCGGGGCAAGGGGCACTGTTTGCAGACGTGCCGGGCATGAAGGAAGTTACGATCCCGATTTCGGTCACCGAGTAA
- a CDS encoding RluA family pseudouridine synthase, whose product MGSEVASMQGGRRFEVTTQENVRLDRWLSGQLPGFSRSRWQKAIRSGEVKVDGQKVSPREMLSTGRIVEIAASALSMEDDSEHPPEPQRLPLDVLWEDDDILVINKAPGMVVHPGNGCRDGTVANAALAHCGSLPNLGDPLRPGIVHRLDKETSGVLILAKSVRGGAGLFEQFKERNLEKEYLAVIQGVPLDDEGTCEGKIGRHPVRRTRMAVTEDGRPAVSHWTVMGASMADNWACVRVKIETGRTHQIRVHLSEAGFPLVGDPLYGYRKNRSGGLSRKAERVLLHAARLTFHHPVDERKLTVEASIPMDMQPFWEEVCGG is encoded by the coding sequence GTGGGAAGCGAAGTAGCGAGTATGCAGGGCGGTCGCCGCTTTGAGGTGACGACTCAGGAAAATGTTCGTTTGGATCGCTGGTTGTCTGGTCAATTACCCGGTTTTTCCCGGTCCCGATGGCAGAAAGCGATTCGTAGTGGCGAGGTGAAGGTCGACGGTCAAAAGGTATCCCCACGGGAGATGCTTTCTACGGGCCGGATTGTCGAGATTGCCGCAAGCGCGCTTTCTATGGAAGATGACTCGGAGCATCCTCCCGAGCCTCAGCGTTTACCATTGGACGTGCTTTGGGAAGACGACGATATTTTGGTTATCAACAAGGCCCCAGGGATGGTGGTGCATCCGGGCAATGGTTGTCGGGATGGCACGGTGGCCAATGCCGCGTTGGCCCACTGTGGCTCCTTGCCGAATCTTGGAGATCCTCTGAGACCCGGGATTGTTCATCGCTTGGACAAGGAAACTTCGGGGGTGTTGATCCTGGCGAAGTCGGTTCGTGGTGGGGCCGGACTCTTCGAGCAGTTCAAGGAGCGCAATCTTGAAAAAGAGTATCTGGCAGTCATCCAAGGAGTCCCGCTGGATGATGAAGGAACCTGTGAAGGGAAAATTGGGAGGCACCCCGTGCGTCGAACGCGGATGGCCGTCACCGAGGATGGTCGACCTGCCGTTTCCCACTGGACGGTCATGGGTGCTTCGATGGCCGATAATTGGGCCTGCGTCCGAGTGAAAATCGAGACGGGTCGTACCCATCAAATTCGGGTTCATCTTTCCGAAGCGGGTTTTCCTCTCGTTGGAGATCCCTTATACGGGTATCGTAAGAATCGATCCGGTGGATTGTCACGAAAGGCGGAACGAGTTCTCCTTCACGCAGCCCGATTGACTTTTCATCATCCGGTCGACGAGCGGAAACTCACAGTGGAAGCGTCGATCCCGATGGACATGCAGCCCTTCTGGGAGGAGGTCTGTGGAGGATAG
- a CDS encoding FAD-dependent oxidoreductase, whose amino-acid sequence MSETYDAIIVGGGHNGLITAGYLVKAGWNVAVFERRPIIGGAVCTEEDRIPGYKIDVGSSAHIMIHQTPVLGDLGLERFGLEYLEMDPWGYAPSPNGGPAIRFYKDLEKTCESIAAVSPSDAEAYRKFADAWKGINEGALRAFLGEPSPWKLFKAFFGRSIKGCGRIEMLRKIFGPYGQLVEETFENEQLKTAILWLAAQSGPPPGEIASGNFAGWHAMYHQSGMKRAKGGSGALTQALKKMILAGGGTVREDAPVRRILTDASGKKTTGVELESGEQFEAKTVVAACHIKTTVETLLADAPLPERIRKGVAKLRIGNGFGMIVRCAMSGLPEYAGEPLNGGAGDCHHGLQLLCGSREEIDDAYGDFMRGRPPENPVPLAMTFSALDPTLAPEGKHVLFVWGQYHPYELRNGENWDDIAEREADKLLAAVDRYAPGTSEKVIDRYIQTPLEIERLHGHHRGNVMHLEMSLDQMFFFRPLPELSRYRVPSVDGLYLTGASTHPGGGVWGASGHNTAKVMLNRKGR is encoded by the coding sequence GTGAGTGAAACCTATGACGCGATTATCGTTGGAGGCGGGCATAATGGCCTGATTACGGCGGGTTATCTGGTGAAGGCCGGATGGAATGTGGCGGTTTTTGAGCGTCGTCCGATTATCGGAGGAGCGGTTTGCACGGAGGAGGACCGGATCCCCGGCTACAAGATCGACGTCGGTAGTTCGGCCCACATTATGATTCACCAAACGCCCGTCTTGGGCGATTTGGGGTTGGAGCGGTTTGGGCTGGAGTATTTGGAGATGGATCCATGGGGATACGCTCCGTCGCCGAATGGCGGGCCGGCGATTCGTTTCTACAAGGATCTCGAAAAAACTTGTGAGAGCATCGCTGCGGTCAGCCCGTCGGATGCGGAGGCTTATCGAAAGTTTGCCGATGCCTGGAAGGGGATCAATGAGGGGGCCTTGCGGGCTTTTCTGGGAGAGCCAAGCCCATGGAAGCTGTTCAAAGCTTTCTTCGGTCGCTCGATCAAGGGATGTGGACGTATCGAAATGTTGCGGAAGATATTTGGTCCATACGGTCAGCTGGTGGAGGAGACTTTCGAGAATGAACAGTTGAAGACGGCGATCCTCTGGCTGGCCGCGCAGTCGGGACCTCCCCCGGGGGAAATCGCCAGTGGTAATTTCGCCGGTTGGCACGCGATGTATCACCAGAGCGGGATGAAGCGAGCGAAAGGCGGAAGTGGTGCGCTGACGCAGGCCCTGAAGAAGATGATTCTCGCGGGCGGCGGCACGGTCCGCGAGGACGCGCCGGTGCGCCGGATTCTGACGGATGCGAGCGGCAAAAAGACCACGGGGGTGGAATTGGAGTCGGGAGAGCAGTTCGAGGCGAAGACGGTTGTCGCTGCCTGTCACATCAAGACGACGGTGGAGACTCTCCTCGCCGACGCGCCTCTACCCGAAAGGATTCGCAAAGGCGTGGCGAAGCTGCGGATTGGCAATGGATTCGGCATGATTGTGCGATGTGCGATGAGCGGATTGCCGGAATATGCCGGAGAACCACTGAACGGGGGAGCCGGGGATTGTCACCACGGGCTCCAGTTGCTTTGCGGTTCACGGGAGGAGATCGACGATGCCTATGGGGACTTCATGCGGGGGAGACCTCCTGAAAATCCAGTGCCACTGGCGATGACTTTTTCAGCACTCGATCCGACTCTCGCCCCGGAGGGAAAGCACGTCCTCTTCGTTTGGGGGCAGTATCATCCCTATGAACTGCGCAATGGGGAGAACTGGGACGACATCGCGGAGCGCGAGGCGGACAAGCTACTTGCGGCAGTGGACCGCTACGCTCCAGGCACCTCGGAGAAAGTGATTGATCGATACATCCAGACTCCTTTGGAGATCGAGAGACTCCACGGTCACCATCGGGGAAATGTCATGCACTTGGAGATGAGTTTGGACCAAATGTTTTTCTTCCGCCCACTCCCTGAGCTCTCGCGGTATCGTGTCCCGTCAGTAGACGGTCTTTATCTGACGGGTGCCAGCACCCACCCCGGAGGGGGAGTTTGGGGCGCTTCAGGACACAATACGGCGAAGGTAATGTTGAACCGCAAAGGACGCTAA
- a CDS encoding vitamin B12-dependent ribonucleotide reductase, whose amino-acid sequence MKTKASQDSSQTPYHTALSVDRYFSSEDCHPYDEIKWDSREAVITGDRGEEIFKQAGIEVPAEFSDLATKILASKYFYGDIDMGRDPSAGGRESSLKQVLDRVCGTIAQWGREDGYFADEKATRVFREELTALCVTQKGAFNSPVWFNLGLYQAYGIGKDSAKGNFYWNPELEAVARAESQYEYPQCSACFIQKVDDNLESIMDLARAEAMLFKFGSGSGTDLSSIRSSREKLSGGGHPSGPLSFLAVYDSVAGVVKSGGKTRRAAKMNVLKDWHPDVEEFIDAKMNEEKKAWALIEQGYDPSFNGEAYGSIRFQNENLSIRVSDDFMKAASGESEPTWWTKRVSDGSKCEKKDAKALFRKIAEGTHLCGDPGLQFDDSIDRWHTCKGSGRQNCTNPCSEYLFLDNSACNLASINLMKFMKDGEFDAESFARACRIFIIAQDIIVDRSSYPTEGIAYNSHWFRTLGLGYANLGGLLMSLGLPYDSEEGRAYAAGITAVMTGAAYKVSTEIARAKSPFAGYHDARHYGVPNPPMADNVESMQEVIEMHRSHAASISPRCPKSISEFAVDLWDEVSREGAEVGYRNAQVTVLAPTGTIGFLMDCDTTGIEPAIGLVAYKQLAGGGMLTLPIQTVPKALNKLGYDEPAIERVRDYIKEYGTVEPIQKEGETLESGIRSEHLPVFDTAFRSGLGERSLSWRSHIRMMSAVQPFLSGGISKTVNMPNQANIDDIRDAYIDAWKMGIKGVAIYRDGSKRSAPIQTRKEEVKEEKAVQIVTEPYRRRLPDTREAVTHKFSIGGSEGYLTVGKFEDGNPGEVFLQMSKAGSTVNGLMDTIGILLSLCLQYGVPLETLVRKFSHVRFEPEGMSKNRDIPMAKSVIDYLGRWLGMEFVDGYRAKMSPVAAEEERLANDQVIDSAQEDSEPSRQQLELLTESEGNLTCPECGSHRVKVTGTCACCLNCGTSLGCS is encoded by the coding sequence ATGAAGACAAAAGCATCACAAGATTCCTCACAAACTCCGTACCACACGGCTCTTAGCGTCGATCGCTATTTCTCCTCGGAAGACTGTCACCCCTACGACGAAATAAAATGGGATTCCCGCGAAGCGGTCATCACCGGAGATCGGGGGGAGGAGATCTTCAAACAAGCGGGAATCGAGGTTCCGGCTGAGTTTTCCGACCTGGCGACGAAGATTCTCGCCTCCAAGTATTTCTACGGAGATATCGACATGGGTCGGGATCCTTCGGCAGGAGGACGGGAATCGTCCCTGAAACAGGTTCTGGACCGGGTCTGCGGGACGATCGCTCAATGGGGGCGCGAGGATGGCTATTTTGCTGACGAGAAGGCTACGCGGGTTTTCCGGGAGGAATTGACGGCTCTCTGCGTCACGCAGAAGGGTGCCTTCAATTCTCCGGTATGGTTCAACCTCGGTCTCTACCAAGCGTATGGGATCGGAAAGGATTCGGCGAAGGGCAATTTTTACTGGAATCCCGAGTTGGAGGCCGTAGCACGGGCCGAGAGTCAGTATGAGTATCCGCAGTGTTCGGCCTGCTTTATCCAGAAAGTGGATGATAATCTTGAGTCGATCATGGATCTGGCTCGCGCCGAAGCGATGCTCTTCAAGTTCGGCAGTGGAAGTGGCACCGACCTCTCCTCCATCCGTTCGAGTCGGGAAAAGCTCTCCGGCGGGGGCCATCCGAGCGGGCCACTCAGTTTCCTCGCGGTCTACGATTCGGTGGCCGGGGTGGTCAAAAGTGGGGGAAAGACCCGGCGTGCGGCTAAGATGAACGTCCTCAAGGACTGGCATCCGGATGTTGAGGAGTTCATCGACGCAAAGATGAATGAGGAAAAGAAGGCCTGGGCGTTAATCGAGCAGGGCTACGATCCAAGTTTCAACGGCGAAGCCTACGGATCGATTCGTTTCCAGAACGAGAACCTCTCGATCCGCGTCTCGGACGATTTCATGAAGGCCGCCAGTGGGGAATCGGAGCCGACTTGGTGGACGAAGCGGGTTTCGGACGGATCCAAATGTGAGAAAAAGGACGCCAAAGCCCTTTTCCGAAAGATTGCCGAAGGGACTCACCTCTGCGGCGACCCCGGCCTCCAGTTCGACGATAGCATTGACCGTTGGCATACTTGCAAGGGTTCCGGGCGACAGAATTGCACCAACCCGTGCAGCGAGTATCTCTTTCTCGACAATTCCGCCTGCAATCTGGCGAGCATCAACCTGATGAAGTTCATGAAGGATGGAGAGTTCGACGCTGAGTCCTTCGCACGAGCCTGCCGGATCTTCATCATCGCTCAGGATATCATCGTCGATCGCTCCTCCTATCCGACGGAAGGTATTGCCTACAACTCCCATTGGTTCCGCACCCTCGGGCTCGGATATGCCAATCTCGGGGGTCTGTTGATGAGCCTCGGATTGCCTTACGACAGTGAAGAAGGTCGTGCTTACGCGGCGGGCATCACCGCCGTGATGACCGGAGCCGCCTATAAGGTCTCCACGGAAATTGCCCGGGCAAAGAGTCCCTTTGCCGGATACCACGATGCTCGTCATTACGGAGTCCCAAATCCGCCGATGGCCGATAATGTGGAATCGATGCAGGAGGTGATCGAGATGCACCGTAGTCATGCGGCGTCAATCTCTCCCCGTTGCCCGAAATCGATCTCCGAATTTGCGGTCGACCTCTGGGATGAGGTTAGCCGGGAAGGGGCAGAAGTGGGCTATCGAAACGCCCAAGTCACCGTTCTGGCTCCAACCGGAACCATTGGCTTCCTGATGGATTGCGATACGACCGGAATCGAGCCAGCGATCGGATTGGTGGCCTACAAGCAATTGGCCGGCGGAGGGATGTTGACCTTGCCGATTCAGACGGTCCCCAAGGCGTTGAACAAGCTTGGCTACGACGAACCTGCAATCGAACGGGTTCGCGATTACATCAAAGAGTATGGAACCGTAGAGCCGATTCAGAAAGAAGGAGAAACCCTCGAGAGTGGCATCCGCTCAGAGCATTTGCCGGTTTTTGACACGGCTTTTCGTTCGGGGCTTGGGGAAAGGTCGCTCTCTTGGCGTTCGCACATTCGGATGATGTCAGCGGTTCAACCTTTCCTCAGTGGGGGGATTTCCAAGACGGTGAATATGCCGAACCAGGCAAACATCGACGATATTCGCGACGCTTACATTGATGCTTGGAAAATGGGCATCAAGGGCGTGGCGATCTATCGTGATGGGTCGAAGAGGAGTGCCCCGATCCAGACTCGGAAAGAGGAGGTGAAGGAAGAAAAGGCGGTCCAGATCGTCACTGAACCGTATCGTCGCCGTTTGCCGGATACGCGGGAAGCCGTGACTCACAAGTTCAGCATCGGTGGTTCCGAGGGGTATTTGACCGTTGGCAAATTTGAGGATGGCAATCCGGGAGAAGTCTTCCTGCAAATGTCGAAGGCCGGAAGTACGGTTAATGGCTTGATGGACACGATTGGGATCCTCCTCTCTCTCTGTCTGCAATATGGCGTGCCGCTGGAGACGCTCGTTCGCAAGTTCTCCCACGTTCGCTTTGAGCCGGAGGGCATGAGCAAGAATCGCGATATTCCCATGGCCAAGAGTGTGATCGATTATCTCGGTCGCTGGCTCGGCATGGAGTTCGTTGACGGCTACCGTGCGAAGATGTCTCCAGTCGCTGCCGAGGAGGAGCGACTCGCAAACGATCAAGTGATCGATTCAGCGCAAGAGGATTCTGAGCCCAGTCGCCAGCAACTGGAGTTGTTGACGGAGAGTGAGGGAAATCTCACCTGTCCTGAGTGCGGAAGCCACCGGGTGAAGGTGACGGGCACCTGCGCGTGCTGCCTCAATTGTGGCACCTCTTTGGGGTGTTCCTGA